The Stenotrophomonas maltophilia genome includes a region encoding these proteins:
- a CDS encoding hemagglutinin repeat-containing protein — protein MKNVFRSLSLSASGAGWATRLRTAMASATLALAFLAPGSSFAQVQVQAGEQARADQAANGVPVIQINRPNAGGVSHNRFQDYNVGREGQILNNSASTVQTQLGGYIQGNGNLQPGQSARLILNEVTSTNASRLQGHIEVAGRSAAVIVANPNGITCDGCGFINTTRGTLTTGTPVFGNDGSLSAFRVSRGTIRLEGNGLDAGNLEGVDLLARAVQLNAGLWARQVNVVTGANQIDAQTLATQAITGEGERPQFGLDVAALGGMYAGKIRLVGTEAGVGVRSTGQMVADAGDFILTQAGDVRLSGRTAAAGRLQIETDGDLKADGTQYAQGDLQIRARQASLAGSTSAGAAMAVRAIQNLDLAGSAQAAQKQLDAGGTLTLADTVKSAGSIALAAAQVQNHAQVTAGAGLAVRADTLAQDKGARLGAQALDVQARQVDNAGLLLGNQGVRMQAAQLHNAGQLYSDADVELDAASIDNEGIIGAGANLRAAADRITQLKGAELSAGGLLKIQARQQLDNAGRILSEQALELSAGGVDNQGTLEARQATLTVDRLRNSGTLQAVDLLALKSKARIDNDTTGSIQGGKGLQVDADVLDNAGIIGSAADARLSVATLDNRNRLEAGGTLTLQGGVLHQQAAATALARVLAVDVQKVINDGRLHGQQAMDLRATELSNSGVIYGRDRSQLRTTTLDNAGVIASDGALDVRTDALHNRAGGNLSSAQSLQLDAVTLDNAGNVFAKGALTAKADVTDNRGDLYGAGDVDVTVRDSLDNQGSLVAGQTLQVRGRTLRSEGELGSERGNVQLSSDQALVLGGRTLAAGTLTAHAGGSLEQSGKVFAQQGVVLSADAGVTLKGTIDSAADLQVRSDGDLDNQAALFASGALSLQAAQALRTAADVQARTVTLQAAQASNRGRVLASGDIELRAGQIDNSGVIVAGLLADGKVGSTGSVTLDARQQLRNAGQINAGQQVHLLGDSLLLEGGQVWSGGTLLAQARSGEWRNIGGSLTAIGLLDLRATDLLRNAGSLQGTRIDLLAAALDNSAGELLQTGTDPFELSLTGALRNTGGRIAANAGSVHLKAAQLLNQGGRIEHAGTGVLKIETGTLDNSNAGLIVGNGEADVAVAGRLDNSGGTLTAGTGARVAGTEIVNTGGRLDAGGNLTVDAAGALDNRTGTIVQRGAGQLQVLASQLDNSNGLLGAEGNARVTSRTGDLRNVDGNLYARQELALDVAGALANQRGLVHGGTSLDLQIRQALDNSQGNIEAQGAANIRAASVGNRGGRIVANGAGQLTLESAAALDNRGGTLGSTGGALTLTAGSVDNRAEGGQAKLVAGTDLRLQTASLDNAGSMVHAANTLYLERAGAQVFNVGGQLSAGNLLRLDLAALDNSNGRLLSRQSQLTLGSLANGGGEISAYEALGARLQAFSSIGRLFGGSELRLTLAGDYVHGNGQRLESNGLLKLDVAGALVNQGRLESKGTLEVSAVRIENTAGGQFNATAGNGSGRVALSTAGDFSNAGRVDGDTVEVSAANITNTGTVMGNALELRASRITNGRDLGNTLVARDYNEGLMAATGRINLYANYIDNLDGELFSLGDIRLQGWNGGNAQQIRNRSGRIQAENDLILAALGVANERRVLVTQHKVYSGNEGAADPDSGTFRVDGIDGPAPPGKLCPGDCAVLEVWTEHKDLVLEGTTVIAASAASQLISGRDMQMSGGSVDNRNSAIAAGRNLSINGRGSSNSEDPNDWAGVVNNEALAGYKVVQRTSTIEYTYRPCPSRCDFEIYGGSRALGTSTVTKQVTLAGGNASITAGRKVQIEAREVNNAVVTAHSGGTPLDVAGWQGNNAYAPELGQQQGAGAVGGNAGAPGAQQGVATGPASAQAQGAGTAGDTGSPGPGRVTTMPPPQVVGSPQNPLPGLSLPSGGLYTVNPGNQRWLVETDPRFANFGQWIGSDYMFQRLNLDPDKQLRRMGDDFYEQRLVMEQITGLTGRRYLDADQGDGMGQYRAMMDAGVTEAARQQLSVGVALSAEQVAALNEDIVWMVAQEVDGQKVLVPVVYLSQATANRLQLGGAAIAGESVEIRAGNVSNQGMIRADDRLTIDTGSLLNDRGGISAGGNARITAVEDILNNSGLIQGGNVALVAGRDLKSVSGIDVASIRSGGSLALEAGRDLALVGSQTRARGNAALEAGRDLNLTTQMQGDGSLRRTTLDVGGGLSLDAGHDLNLTAVTAKAGGSVHATAGNDINLNALTTTEQGGWGSNRYVRETLNASGIEAGGSLGMQAGQDVNLQAAQLKAGDGLAVVAGRDLNLQAETTTNTSQQQSRGKRFSQTTQSMDETVHGTSLQAGGDIALVAGRDANLTATQVGSTDGGISIAATRDVNLLAAQEDHSWEQETTRRKKGLLSSKTTTTYDATRDSLVVGTTLSGETVTIGAGRDVVAQAAQVAATGDVVVAATRDLTIGTATSTHSEEHDKTVKRSGVFGGGGFNLTIGQSKLEKGLEIEQSAPQGSLIGSTDGRVNLSAGNTLHITGSDVLSKTGTQLVGGQVVIDAAQGTTDVHQSTKQKSAGINVGLTGGVVDAALAAYGAAKAAGNAQDDRLKALYAVQAANAAAGVGGAMQQGASGATDGVSLRIGIGASSSSASQTSHDQSAVGSTIRSQGDVSIVATAGDLSIIGSQVKGDNVALAARDNITLRSEAEDHTQSSKNKSGSGEIGFSIGAQTGWYVSASTAKGKGSGNGTTHVETVVDADRNLTVISGKDTTLQGAQLSGDKVVASIGGNLSIISEQDTDDYASKQTQAGGTFVYGSGGTVNIGQQKVESHLRSVQEQSGIVAGSGGFNITVGGNTHLEGGVIGSTADASKNRLDTGSLTVVDIENESRAKTSGGGIGTGMSSGGGISNPLGSAAGAGLSLLGGTKKNDSSTTRSDIAAGTVVVRDGNESALAGLDRTATGFDTDSALSAVDLRKMQERAEVMQLGGQLLFKGVGDLGGYLSQKAETEEGKAFWADGGNGRALLHGMAGAAMAALGGADALNGAVSAAGAEKAKIAISEFLESNKGNLSWEDYQSLMEVGSAMVGGALGGSTGANIAVTGDRFNRQLHPDEVKWIRFHAEEFAREQKISKEEAYRILLVEAAAYVDSKIQSDLSGVENNTDAIDFLRKNQNKYDWGTAFDSSDRDNFSKFSEELGRETGYFKDVYTAISGTAYAAGSTKDWRFEFQEPLRYYGDASRSQKGVAMVQAGAAALGIGAAAAVEFGGWCILNPYSCTKAISGAADAVMGDYVGGHSLAPVLPALVAAKAATTAEDTLRLSSSAAGAEIAGNAAKKGGLQSEQILKSVQNSSTETAGQAANRALTAGRELTPLFKDVETGLNSINPVRSNNRGRILELGLDPDKGKIAVHEGQAAVQLENSLGGTLKRTDPVQGSKNPDFVFVSGPYAGKTVDFMWTDGAKSTQINKFFSNNSAQNQRQLIDHVNKADMVPLDYRNLAPENQALVNSWIKMLTPEQQGKIIILR, from the coding sequence ATGAAGAACGTATTCCGCAGTCTGTCCCTGTCCGCTTCGGGCGCCGGTTGGGCCACGCGCCTGCGCACCGCGATGGCGAGCGCCACCCTGGCATTGGCGTTCCTGGCGCCGGGCAGCTCGTTTGCCCAGGTGCAGGTACAGGCCGGCGAGCAGGCGCGGGCCGACCAGGCGGCGAACGGCGTGCCGGTCATCCAGATCAACCGGCCCAACGCGGGCGGCGTATCGCACAACCGCTTCCAGGACTACAACGTCGGGCGCGAGGGGCAGATCCTCAACAACAGCGCGAGCACCGTGCAGACCCAACTGGGTGGCTACATCCAGGGCAACGGCAACCTGCAGCCGGGCCAGTCGGCACGATTGATCCTCAATGAGGTGACATCCACCAACGCGTCGCGCCTGCAGGGCCACATCGAGGTGGCGGGGCGCTCGGCGGCGGTGATCGTCGCCAACCCCAATGGCATCACCTGCGATGGCTGCGGCTTCATCAATACCACCCGTGGCACGCTGACCACCGGCACCCCGGTGTTCGGCAACGATGGCAGCCTGTCTGCGTTCCGGGTGTCGCGCGGAACGATCCGCCTGGAAGGCAACGGCCTGGATGCCGGCAACCTGGAAGGCGTCGACCTGCTGGCCCGCGCGGTGCAGCTCAACGCGGGCCTTTGGGCGCGCCAGGTGAACGTGGTCACCGGCGCCAACCAGATCGATGCCCAGACCCTGGCGACGCAGGCGATCACCGGAGAAGGCGAACGCCCGCAGTTCGGCCTGGATGTTGCCGCCCTCGGGGGCATGTATGCAGGCAAGATCCGGTTGGTCGGTACCGAGGCCGGCGTGGGCGTGCGCAGCACGGGCCAGATGGTGGCCGACGCAGGCGACTTCATCCTGACCCAGGCCGGCGATGTCCGTCTGAGCGGACGCACGGCGGCCGCAGGCCGCCTGCAGATCGAAACCGACGGTGACCTGAAGGCTGACGGTACCCAGTACGCGCAGGGGGATCTTCAGATCCGTGCCCGGCAGGCGTCGCTTGCTGGTTCGACGTCGGCGGGCGCTGCGATGGCCGTACGCGCCATCCAGAATCTGGACCTGGCCGGCAGCGCGCAGGCCGCACAGAAGCAGCTGGACGCCGGTGGCACGCTGACCCTGGCTGACACGGTGAAGAGCGCGGGCAGCATCGCGCTGGCTGCCGCACAGGTGCAGAACCATGCACAGGTGACCGCAGGCGCCGGGCTTGCCGTGCGCGCCGACACGCTGGCACAGGACAAGGGCGCGCGCCTGGGCGCGCAGGCGCTGGACGTGCAGGCCCGCCAGGTGGACAACGCCGGCCTGCTGCTGGGCAACCAGGGCGTACGGATGCAGGCCGCGCAGCTGCACAACGCCGGCCAGCTGTACAGCGACGCCGACGTCGAACTCGATGCGGCCAGCATCGACAACGAGGGCATCATCGGTGCCGGCGCCAACCTGCGTGCAGCGGCCGACCGCATCACCCAGCTGAAGGGTGCCGAGCTGTCTGCGGGCGGGCTGCTGAAGATCCAGGCGCGCCAGCAGCTGGACAACGCCGGACGCATCCTCTCCGAGCAGGCGCTGGAACTGTCTGCCGGCGGCGTGGACAACCAAGGCACCCTTGAGGCCCGCCAGGCCACGCTGACGGTCGACCGTCTGCGCAACAGCGGCACGCTGCAGGCGGTGGACCTGCTGGCATTGAAGTCCAAAGCACGCATCGACAATGACACCACCGGCAGCATCCAGGGGGGCAAGGGCCTGCAGGTCGACGCCGATGTGCTGGACAACGCCGGCATCATCGGCAGCGCAGCCGATGCCCGTCTGTCCGTTGCCACGCTCGACAACCGCAACCGGCTTGAAGCCGGCGGCACCCTGACCCTGCAGGGCGGCGTCCTGCACCAGCAGGCGGCCGCCACGGCGCTGGCACGCGTGCTGGCCGTGGACGTGCAGAAGGTCATCAACGACGGTCGCCTGCATGGCCAGCAGGCAATGGACCTGCGCGCCACTGAGCTGAGCAACAGTGGCGTGATCTACGGTCGTGACCGCTCACAGCTGCGCACCACCACATTGGACAATGCCGGCGTGATCGCCAGCGATGGCGCGCTTGACGTGCGCACCGACGCGCTGCACAACCGCGCCGGCGGCAACCTGTCCAGTGCGCAGTCGCTGCAGCTGGATGCGGTGACGCTGGACAACGCCGGCAACGTGTTCGCCAAGGGAGCACTGACGGCCAAGGCCGATGTGACCGACAACCGTGGCGACCTCTATGGCGCCGGCGATGTCGATGTCACCGTGCGCGATTCGCTGGACAACCAGGGCAGCCTGGTGGCCGGCCAGACGTTGCAGGTGCGGGGCCGGACCCTGCGCAGCGAGGGTGAACTGGGCAGCGAGCGCGGCAACGTGCAGCTCAGCAGTGACCAGGCCCTGGTGCTGGGCGGGCGCACGTTGGCGGCCGGCACACTGACCGCGCACGCGGGCGGCAGCCTGGAGCAGTCGGGCAAGGTCTTTGCGCAGCAGGGCGTCGTGCTGTCCGCCGATGCCGGCGTGACGCTGAAGGGAACGATCGACAGCGCCGCTGATCTGCAGGTGCGCAGCGATGGCGACCTGGACAACCAGGCGGCGTTGTTCGCCAGCGGCGCGCTGTCGCTGCAGGCCGCGCAGGCACTGCGCACTGCGGCCGACGTTCAGGCGCGCACGGTCACGCTGCAGGCCGCCCAGGCCAGCAATCGCGGGCGCGTGCTGGCCTCGGGTGACATCGAATTGCGGGCGGGGCAGATCGACAACAGCGGCGTGATCGTGGCGGGCCTGCTGGCCGACGGCAAGGTCGGCAGCACCGGCAGCGTCACCCTTGATGCGCGCCAGCAGCTGCGCAACGCCGGCCAGATCAACGCCGGCCAGCAGGTTCACCTGCTGGGCGACAGTCTGCTGCTGGAGGGTGGCCAGGTCTGGTCCGGTGGCACCCTGCTGGCGCAGGCGCGCAGCGGTGAGTGGCGCAATATCGGCGGCAGCCTGACCGCCATCGGTCTGCTCGACCTGCGTGCCACCGACCTGCTGCGCAATGCGGGCAGCCTGCAGGGCACGCGCATCGACCTGTTGGCGGCCGCGCTGGACAACAGCGCCGGCGAACTGCTGCAGACCGGCACCGATCCCTTTGAACTTAGCCTGACAGGTGCCCTGCGCAACACCGGCGGGCGCATCGCCGCCAATGCTGGCAGTGTCCACCTGAAGGCTGCGCAGCTGCTGAACCAGGGTGGCCGCATCGAGCATGCGGGCACGGGTGTGCTGAAGATCGAGACCGGCACGCTGGACAACAGCAATGCAGGCCTGATCGTCGGCAACGGCGAGGCGGACGTGGCCGTTGCCGGTCGCCTCGACAACAGCGGCGGTACGCTGACCGCGGGCACCGGTGCCCGCGTGGCTGGTACGGAGATCGTCAACACCGGTGGCCGGCTCGATGCTGGCGGCAACCTTACCGTGGACGCTGCCGGGGCATTGGACAACCGCACTGGCACCATCGTGCAGCGTGGCGCCGGCCAGCTGCAGGTGCTGGCCTCCCAGCTGGACAACAGCAATGGCCTGCTGGGGGCCGAGGGCAATGCGCGCGTGACCAGCCGCACGGGCGACCTGCGCAACGTGGATGGCAACCTGTACGCCCGCCAGGAACTCGCGCTCGACGTGGCCGGTGCGCTGGCCAACCAGCGTGGCCTGGTCCACGGCGGCACCTCGCTGGATCTGCAGATCCGCCAGGCACTGGACAACAGCCAGGGCAACATCGAAGCACAGGGCGCTGCGAACATCCGCGCTGCCTCAGTGGGCAACCGTGGCGGCCGCATCGTGGCCAACGGCGCCGGGCAGCTGACGCTGGAATCGGCCGCTGCGCTGGACAACCGTGGCGGCACCCTGGGCAGTACCGGTGGTGCGCTGACGCTGACCGCAGGCAGCGTGGACAACCGCGCCGAAGGCGGCCAGGCCAAGCTGGTGGCTGGAACCGACCTGCGCCTGCAGACCGCATCGCTGGACAACGCCGGCAGCATGGTCCACGCCGCCAACACCCTGTACCTGGAGCGCGCCGGCGCACAGGTATTCAACGTTGGTGGCCAGCTCAGCGCAGGCAACCTGCTGCGCCTGGATCTTGCCGCGCTGGACAACAGCAACGGCCGGCTGCTCAGTCGCCAGAGCCAGCTGACGCTGGGCAGCCTGGCCAATGGTGGCGGCGAAATCAGCGCCTATGAAGCACTCGGCGCACGCCTGCAGGCCTTCAGTAGCATCGGCCGCCTGTTCGGCGGCAGCGAGCTGCGCCTGACGCTGGCGGGCGATTACGTGCATGGCAACGGCCAGCGCCTGGAGAGCAACGGGCTGCTGAAGCTGGACGTGGCCGGTGCACTGGTCAACCAGGGGCGCCTGGAGAGCAAGGGCACGCTTGAAGTCTCGGCGGTGCGGATCGAGAACACCGCTGGTGGGCAGTTCAACGCCACGGCAGGCAATGGCAGTGGTCGTGTCGCGCTGAGTACGGCCGGCGATTTCAGCAATGCCGGTCGCGTGGATGGCGATACGGTGGAGGTGTCGGCTGCCAACATCACCAACACCGGCACCGTGATGGGCAACGCGCTGGAACTGCGCGCCTCGCGCATCACCAACGGCCGCGACCTGGGCAACACGCTGGTCGCACGCGATTACAACGAAGGGCTGATGGCGGCCACCGGCCGCATCAACCTGTATGCCAACTACATCGACAACCTCGACGGCGAGCTCTTCAGCCTGGGCGACATCCGCCTGCAGGGCTGGAACGGCGGCAACGCCCAGCAGATCCGCAACCGTTCCGGGCGCATCCAGGCCGAGAACGACCTGATCCTGGCTGCACTGGGCGTGGCCAACGAGCGTCGTGTGCTGGTCACCCAGCACAAGGTCTACAGCGGCAACGAAGGCGCTGCCGACCCGGACAGCGGGACGTTCAGGGTCGACGGCATCGACGGCCCGGCACCGCCGGGCAAGCTGTGCCCGGGCGACTGTGCCGTGCTGGAAGTCTGGACCGAGCACAAGGACCTGGTGCTGGAAGGCACCACCGTCATCGCCGCCAGCGCGGCATCGCAGCTGATTTCCGGTCGCGACATGCAGATGTCCGGCGGCTCGGTCGACAACCGGAACTCGGCCATCGCCGCCGGTCGCAACCTCTCGATCAACGGCCGCGGCTCATCCAACAGCGAAGACCCCAATGACTGGGCCGGCGTGGTCAACAACGAAGCGCTGGCCGGCTACAAGGTGGTCCAGCGCACGTCGACCATCGAATACACCTACCGCCCTTGCCCCAGCCGCTGCGACTTCGAGATCTATGGCGGCAGCCGCGCGCTGGGCACCAGCACGGTCACCAAGCAGGTCACGCTGGCCGGCGGCAATGCCAGCATCACCGCCGGCCGCAAGGTGCAGATCGAAGCGCGCGAGGTCAACAACGCCGTGGTCACCGCGCACAGCGGTGGCACACCGCTGGACGTTGCCGGTTGGCAGGGCAACAACGCCTACGCACCCGAACTGGGCCAGCAGCAGGGCGCCGGCGCGGTCGGCGGCAATGCTGGCGCACCGGGTGCACAGCAGGGCGTGGCCACCGGGCCTGCCAGCGCGCAGGCGCAGGGTGCGGGCACGGCCGGTGATACCGGCTCCCCGGGCCCTGGCCGTGTCACCACGATGCCGCCGCCGCAGGTGGTGGGCAGCCCGCAGAATCCGCTGCCGGGCCTGTCGCTGCCCAGTGGTGGCCTGTACACGGTCAATCCGGGCAACCAGCGCTGGCTGGTGGAAACCGATCCGCGCTTCGCCAACTTCGGGCAGTGGATCGGCTCGGACTACATGTTCCAGCGCCTGAACCTGGACCCCGACAAGCAACTGCGTCGGATGGGTGACGACTTCTACGAGCAGCGCCTGGTGATGGAACAGATCACCGGCCTGACCGGGCGTCGCTACCTGGATGCCGACCAGGGCGATGGCATGGGCCAGTATCGCGCCATGATGGATGCCGGCGTGACCGAAGCCGCGCGCCAGCAGCTGAGCGTGGGCGTGGCGCTGTCGGCCGAACAGGTGGCCGCGCTCAACGAAGACATCGTGTGGATGGTCGCCCAGGAAGTGGACGGCCAGAAGGTGCTGGTGCCGGTGGTGTACCTGTCCCAGGCCACCGCCAACCGCCTGCAGCTGGGGGGCGCCGCCATCGCTGGCGAGTCGGTGGAGATCCGCGCCGGCAATGTGTCCAACCAGGGCATGATCCGCGCCGATGATCGATTGACCATCGATACCGGCAGCCTGCTCAACGATCGCGGTGGCATTTCCGCGGGCGGCAATGCCCGCATCACCGCCGTGGAGGACATCCTCAACAACAGCGGCCTGATCCAGGGCGGCAACGTGGCCCTGGTGGCCGGCCGTGACCTGAAGAGTGTCAGCGGCATCGACGTGGCCAGCATCCGCAGCGGCGGCAGCCTGGCGCTGGAAGCCGGACGTGACCTGGCACTGGTCGGTTCGCAGACCCGTGCCCGCGGCAACGCGGCGCTGGAGGCCGGCCGCGACCTCAATCTCACCACGCAGATGCAGGGTGATGGCAGCCTGCGTCGCACCACGCTGGACGTGGGCGGCGGCCTGTCGCTGGACGCCGGCCACGATCTGAACCTGACGGCAGTGACCGCCAAGGCCGGCGGCAGCGTCCATGCCACGGCCGGCAACGACATCAACCTCAACGCACTGACCACCACCGAACAGGGCGGCTGGGGCAGCAACCGCTACGTGCGCGAAACCCTCAACGCCAGCGGCATCGAGGCCGGTGGCTCGCTGGGCATGCAGGCCGGGCAGGACGTGAACCTGCAGGCCGCGCAGCTGAAGGCCGGCGACGGCCTGGCCGTGGTGGCCGGGCGCGATCTCAACCTGCAGGCCGAAACCACCACCAACACCAGCCAGCAGCAGAGCCGTGGCAAGCGCTTCTCGCAGACCACGCAGAGCATGGACGAGACCGTGCACGGCACTTCGCTGCAGGCCGGCGGTGACATCGCGCTGGTGGCCGGGCGCGATGCCAACCTCACTGCCACGCAGGTCGGCAGCACCGACGGCGGCATCAGCATTGCCGCTACGCGCGACGTGAACCTGCTGGCGGCGCAGGAGGACCACAGCTGGGAGCAGGAAACCACGCGCAGGAAGAAGGGCCTGCTGTCGAGCAAGACCACCACCACTTACGACGCGACCCGGGACAGCCTGGTGGTGGGCACCACGCTCAGCGGCGAGACGGTGACCATCGGCGCCGGACGTGACGTCGTCGCGCAGGCGGCGCAGGTGGCTGCCACCGGTGATGTGGTGGTGGCCGCCACCCGCGACCTCACCATCGGCACGGCCACCTCCACGCACAGCGAAGAGCATGACAAGACCGTCAAGCGCTCGGGCGTGTTCGGCGGTGGTGGCTTCAACCTGACCATCGGCCAGAGCAAGCTGGAAAAGGGCCTGGAGATCGAGCAGAGCGCGCCACAGGGCAGCCTGATCGGCTCAACCGATGGCCGGGTCAACCTGAGCGCCGGCAACACGCTGCACATCACCGGTTCGGACGTGCTGTCGAAGACCGGTACGCAGCTGGTGGGCGGGCAGGTGGTGATCGACGCGGCACAGGGCACCACTGACGTACACCAGAGCACCAAGCAGAAGAGTGCCGGTATCAACGTCGGCCTGACGGGCGGTGTGGTGGATGCCGCCCTGGCCGCCTACGGTGCGGCCAAGGCGGCCGGCAATGCGCAGGATGACCGCCTGAAGGCGCTGTACGCGGTGCAGGCGGCCAATGCCGCCGCTGGCGTCGGCGGCGCCATGCAGCAAGGCGCTTCCGGCGCCACCGACGGCGTGAGCCTGCGCATCGGCATCGGCGCCTCCAGCTCCAGTGCCAGCCAGACCAGCCACGACCAGTCGGCGGTGGGCAGTACCATCCGCAGCCAGGGCGACGTCAGCATCGTGGCCACCGCCGGTGACCTGAGCATCATCGGCAGCCAGGTGAAGGGTGACAACGTGGCGCTGGCCGCGCGGGACAACATCACCCTGCGCAGCGAAGCGGAAGACCACACGCAGTCGTCGAAGAACAAGAGCGGCAGCGGTGAGATCGGTTTCAGCATCGGCGCGCAGACCGGTTGGTACGTGTCGGCCAGCACCGCCAAGGGCAAGGGCAGCGGCAACGGCACCACGCACGTCGAAACCGTGGTGGACGCCGACCGCAACCTGACCGTGATCAGTGGCAAGGACACCACGCTGCAGGGTGCCCAGCTGAGTGGCGACAAGGTGGTGGCCAGCATCGGCGGCAACCTGTCCATCATCAGCGAGCAGGACACCGACGACTACGCCAGCAAGCAGACCCAGGCTGGCGGCACCTTCGTGTATGGCAGCGGCGGCACCGTCAACATCGGCCAGCAGAAGGTCGAGAGCCACCTGCGCAGCGTGCAGGAACAGAGCGGCATCGTTGCCGGCAGTGGTGGCTTCAACATCACTGTAGGCGGCAACACACACCTGGAAGGCGGCGTGATCGGCAGTACTGCCGATGCCTCGAAGAACCGCCTGGATACCGGCAGCCTGACCGTTGTCGACATCGAGAACGAATCCCGCGCCAAGACCAGTGGCGGTGGCATCGGCACCGGGATGAGCAGCGGTGGTGGCATCAGCAACCCGCTGGGGAGCGCGGCCGGCGCGGGGCTGAGCCTGCTGGGCGGCACCAAGAAGAACGACAGCAGCACCACGCGCTCGGACATCGCCGCCGGCACCGTGGTGGTGCGCGATGGCAATGAGAGCGCTTTGGCAGGTCTTGATCGGACCGCGACCGGCTTTGATACCGACAGCGCACTGTCGGCCGTTGACCTGCGCAAGATGCAGGAGCGTGCCGAGGTGATGCAGCTGGGTGGGCAGCTGCTGTTCAAGGGCGTGGGCGACCTGGGCGGCTACCTGAGCCAGAAGGCGGAGACCGAAGAAGGCAAGGCGTTCTGGGCCGACGGCGGCAATGGCCGCGCGCTGCTGCACGGCATGGCCGGTGCAGCGATGGCCGCATTGGGTGGTGCGGATGCGCTGAACGGCGCGGTGAGTGCTGCTGGTGCGGAGAAGGCCAAGATCGCGATCTCGGAATTCCTCGAGAGCAACAAGGGCAACCTGAGCTGGGAGGACTACCAGTCGCTGATGGAAGTTGGCAGCGCGATGGTGGGCGGGGCTCTGGGTGGAAGCACGGGCGCCAACATTGCCGTGACCGGGGATCGGTTCAATCGGCAGCTGCATCCGGATGAGGTGAAGTGGATCCGCTTCCATGCAGAGGAATTCGCCCGCGAGCAGAAGATCTCGAAGGAAGAGGCCTATCGCATCCTTCTTGTGGAAGCGGCTGCGTACGTTGACTCGAAAATACAGTCCGACCTGAGTGGAGTAGAAAACAACACTGACGCAATTGATTTCCTGCGCAAGAACCAGAACAAGTACGACTGGGGTACCGCGTTCGACAGCAGCGATCGGGACAACTTCTCTAAGTTCAGCGAAGAGCTTGGGCGCGAAACCGGCTATTTCAAAGACGTCTACACTGCCATCTCGGGAACTGCTTACGCCGCCGGATCAACCAAGGACTGGCGCTTTGAGTTCCAGGAGCCACTGCGCTACTACGGCGACGCCTCGCGCTCTCAGAAGGGCGTTGCCATGGTCCAGGCTGGCGCAGCTGCTCTTGGCATCGGTGCGGCGGCGGCTGTTGAGTTCGGTGGCTGGTGCATCCTCAATCCGTACAGTTGCACCAAGGCCATCAGCGGAGCCGCCGATGCGGTGATGGGTGACTACGTGGGTGGTCATTCGCTTGCACCTGTGCTGCCGGCCCTGGTGGCGGCAAAGGCTGCTACCACTGCGGAAGACACGCTTCGATTGTCGAGCAGCGCGGCAGGTGCTGAGATCGCAGGGAATGCTGCAAAGAAGGGGGGGCTGCAATCCGAGCAGATCCTGAAGTCTGTGCAGAACTCATCGACAGAAACGGCAGGCCAGGCTGCAAATAGGGCTCTGACTGCTGGGCGTGAGCTGACACCTTTGTTCAAAGATGTTGAAACAGGTCTAAACTCGATAAATCCTGTCCGCTCCAATAATCGAGGTAGAATTTTGGAGCTTGGTTTGGATCCGGATAAGGGGAAAATTGCAGTGCATGAAGGTCAGGCGGCCGTCCAGTTAGAGAATTCCTTGGGAGGGACTCTGAAGAGGACAGACCCGGTGCAGGGCAGTAAAAATCCCGACTTCGTATTTGTCAGTGGGCCCTATGCGGGGAAGACCGTGGATTTCATGTGGACAGACGGTGCAAAGTCTACTCAAATAAATAAATTCTTCTCCAATAATTCAGCGCAGAATCAGCGGCAGCTGATAGATCATGTAAACAAGGCGGATATGGTTCCTCTGGATTACAGGAATCTTGCTCCTGAAAATCAGGCTTTGGTAAACTCTTGGATAAAAATGCTCACTCCGGAGCAGCAGGGTAAAATTATTATTTTGAGGTAA